Within Cellulophaga sp. L1A9, the genomic segment TGCTAATGTGGTAACTCCTGAAATGTTACTATCTATGGCTAGTGATCCTATTGTATTTGCAATGGCAAATCCTGATCCAGAAATTGAGTATAATTTAGCGATCAAAACAAGAAAAGATATCATCATGGCTACGGGCCGTTCAGACCATCCTAATCAGGTGAATAATGTGTTAGGTTTTCCATTTATCTTTAGAGGTGCATTAGACGTTAGAGCTACTAAAATTAACGAAGCTATGAAAATGGCAGCGGTTAAAGCAATAGCAGATCTAGCTAAAGAACCTGTACCAGAGCAAGTAAATATTGCTTACGGGGAAACGAAACTTACTTTTGGTAGAGAGTATATTATTCCGAAACCTGTAGATCCACGTTTAATTGGAGAGATTCCTCCTGCAGTTGCTAAAGCGGCAATGGATAGTGGTGTAGCTAAAAACCCTATTGAAGATTGGGATAAATATAAAGAAGAGTTATTACAGCGTTTAGGAAACGATAATAAAGTTGTTCGATTATTGCACAATAGAGCAAAAATCAACAGTAAGAAAATTGTGTTTGCAGAGGCGGAGCATTTAGATGTATTAAAAGCAGCCCAAATTGCTTTAGAGGAAGGGATTGCAACACCAATTTTATTGGGAAATAAAGAGGTTATCCTAGAGCTTAAAAAAGAAATAGAGTTTGATGCAGATGTTCTTATTTTAGATCCTAAGGATAAAGAATCTAATGAAAAAAGAGAACACTATGCAGAACGTTACTTTGAGACGAGAAGAAGAAGTGGGGTAACTCTTTATGGCGCTAAATCTAAAATGCGGGAGCGTAATTATTTTGGCGCAATGATGGTTTTAGAAGGTGATGCAGATGGAATGATTTCTGGTTATTCAAGAGCATATCCAACAGTAGTAAAACCAATCTTTGAAGTAATTGGCCGTGCGGCTAATGTGAAAAAAGTAGCAACGGTCAACATTATGATTACAGACCGTGGTCCGTTGTTCTTAGCAGATACGTCTATAAATATAGACCCTTCTGCAGCGGAGATTGCTGAAATTGCAAAAATGACGGCCAATGTAGCAACTACTTTTGGTTTTGAACCCGTAATGGCATTATTGTCTTATGCTAATTTTGGTTCTTCAAATCACCCACATGCAACCAAGGTTAGAGAGGCTGCAAGAATATTACATGAATCTAATCCAGAATTAATTGTTGATGGTGAGATTCAAATGGATTTTGCCTTAAATAAGGAATTAAATCAAGGGAAATTCCCGTTTTCTAAATTAGCAGGGAAAAAGGTGAATACCCTTATCTTTCCAAATCTAGAATCGGCAAACATCACCTATAAGTTATTGAAAGAATTAAATAAAGCAGACAGTATAGGACCAATCATGTTGGGACTTAAAAAATCTGTTCATATTCTTCAATTGGGTGCTAGTGTTGATGAAATTGTAAATATGGCGGCTATTGCAGTTATAGATGCGCAACAACGTGAGAAACGTAAAAAATCTAAATAGTATACCATAAAAATCAAACTAAAGTCAAAGCGTAATACTTTGACTTTAGTTTTTTAATATCTGAATAACACAAACCTATTACCATTAAATAAAGCCATTATGATACATCATTTGAAAGGAAAATTAGTTGAAAAAAATCCTACTCATGTGGTGATAGAATGTGCTGGTGTAGGCTATTTTGTAAATATTTCACTGCATACCTTTTCAAAAATTACGGACGCTGAAAACATTCAGTTATTTACCCATCTTCAGGTAAAAGAAGACAGTCATACCTTATTCGGATTTTCAGAAAAATCTGAACGTGAAATTTTCCGTTTATTAGTGTCGGTTTCAGGAATTGGAGCAAGCATAGCACGTACCATGTTGTCTTCTATGTCTCCTATGCAAACTAGAGATGCAATTGCGACGGGTAATGTTTCCGCTATTCAATCGATAAAAGGTATTGGAGCTAAAACGGCACAACGAGTTATTCTTGATTTAAAGGATAAAATATTAAAAATCTACGATATTGATGAAGTTTCGTCAGTTTCAAACAATACAAATAAAGATGAAGCGTTATCTGCTTTAGAAGTTCTTGGCTTTATACGTAAACAGTCAGAAAAGATTGTAGACAAAGTTTTAGCTCAAGATGCTTCACTAAGCGTGGAAGACATTATAAAGCTTTCGCTTAAAAATTTGTAAAGAGTTTGAAAAATAGGGCAAAACCAACTCTTAAATCTTTGAGATTTAAGCTACTAATCGTATTCATTATTTTCTTCGGAGTATCGCAGCAAACCAATGCGCAAGATACTAACGAACAAGAAGTAGATTCTGTAAAAACAGGGTATTCACTTGGGCGTATTAAAATGGAGAACCCCAAAAGTATTATTTCAAAATATTCGTATGATCCTGATTTAGATCGCTACATTTATTCTGAAACTGTTGGCGATTTTGATATTAGTTATCCAATCATCCTAACACCAGAGCAATTTCAAGAACTGGTTAGAAAAGAGACCATGAAATCTTATTTCAAAGATAAGATGGATGCCTATGTAGGTAAAAAAGAAGGTAGTGAAGAAGCTAGGAAAAATCTTTTACCTAACTTTTATGTCAACAATAGTTTTTTTCAGTCGGTTTTTGGTGGGAATACTATTGAGGTAATACCTCAAGGTTCTGTAGCCATGGATTTAGGTGTTATTTGGCAAAAAAATGACAACCCATCTCTTTCTCCTAGAAACAGAACAAATTTGTCTTTTGATTTTGATCAGCGTATCAGTTTAAGTATGCTAGGTAAAATTGGAGAAAGACTAACCGTAAATGCCAATTACGACACCGAAGCTACGTTTGATTTTCAGAACATTGTAAAATTAGACTATACGCCAACGGAGGACGATATTATTCAGAAAATAGAAATAGGTAATGTGAGTATGCCGCTTAATAGCTCTTTGATTCAAGGTGCTCAAAGTTTGTTCGGGGTTAAAACACAATTACAATTTGGGAAAACAACAGTAACTGCGGTCTTCTCCGACCAACAATCTCAAAATAATACTGTTGTTGCTCAAGGTGGTGGGGCTATTAATGATTTTTCAATTACCGCATTAGATTATGAAGAGGACAAGCATTTTTTCCTCTCACAATATTTTAGAGATACTTATGATACGTCTTTAGAGAATTATCCTTACAAAAATACATCTGTACAAATTACAAGATTAGAAGTTTGGGTGACTAATAGAAGCCAGCAAACTCTTAATGTTAGAAACGTAGTTGCTATTCAGGATTTAGGGGAGGCAGAATCTGAAAAAACAAGAATAGGCAGTATGAACGGGGCTCCGTCGGGCTTTTTCAATACTTCAAGTGCAGGTAGTTTACCTAGAAACGGGGCCAATGATTTTGACCCAGCACTTATTGGAGATGGCGGTGCTTTAACAGCTTCTGTTAGAGATATTGCAACTGTAGAAGCTGGTTTTAATATTTCTGGAGCCTATCAAATTAATCAAGGGTTTGATTATGCTATATTGGAAAATGCAAGAAAATTAACCGAAAGCACAGATTATCAATTTGATCAGCAATTAGGATATATTTCTTTAAACCAACAACTGAGTAATGATGAGGTTTTAGCTGTCGCTTTTCAGTATACCTATAAAGGTCAAGTTTATCAAGTAGGGGAATTTGCTACGAGTAGTGATGCAACAACGACAACAACGACAGGGACTACTACTGAGGTTAATAACAATACTTTAGTGCTGAAACTTTTAAAAAGTAATATAACTACAGTTAGTGATCCTATTTGGGATTTAATGATGAAGAATATATATGCTACAGGAGCATATAGTTTAAGTCAGGATGATTTTAAAATGAATATCCTTTATACAGATCCAACCTCACGAAATTATATTACTAAAGTAAATGATATTGGTTGGCCTACTAATCTGGAAGAGCGTATTTTATTAGATGTATTTAATTTTGACCGATTAAATGTCTATAATGATGTACAGTCTGGAGGAGATGGTTTTTTCGATTTCTATGAAGGAATAACGATAAACTCTAGAAACGGTAGTATTATATTTACTAAAGTAGAACCTTTTGGGGAGTATTTATTTGAAACACTTGGGGGTGGTGCATATGATGTAGACAATGATCAAGGGTATAACGATAACCAAAAAAAATATGTATACAGAAATATGTATGCATCTACAAAAGCAGCGGCCTTAGAAGATTCTGATAAAAATAAATTTTTATTAAAAGGAGAATATAAATCTACAAGTAGTAATGGTATTTCTATTGGTGCCTTTAATGTGCCTCAAGGGTCTGTTACGGTAACTGCAGGTGGGCGTCAACTTCAGGAAGGCGTAGATTACACAGTTAATTACCAAGCGGGGACGGTACAAATTATTGATCCGTCTTTACAAGCTTCTAATACACCTATAAATATATCTGTAGAAAACACGGCGGTATTCGGGCAACAATCAAGAAGGTATACGGGTTTAAATATAGAACATCAAGTAAATAAGAATTTCTTAATTGGTGGTACATTAATAAATCTTAATGAGCGTCCGCAAACGCAGAAGGCAAATTACGGATCAGAATCGGTGAATAATACCATTTTTGGTTTAAATACTAATTTCTCAACAGAAGTTCCATTTCTAACACGTTTGGTGAATAAATTGCCAAATATTGATACCGATGTTCCATCTAATTTATCCGTACGTGCAGAGGTGGCCATGTTAAATCCTAGTACGCCTAAGAATGATGATTTTGATGGCGAGTCTACAACGTATATTGATGATTTTGAAGGTGCACAATCTTCCATAGATATTAGATCTTCTTTGGGTTGGTCACTTGCAAGTGCTCCTTTAGAGTTTGCAGATGGTGGTCAATTGTCAGGAAGTTCGCCTAGTGATCCTTTAAATTTAGAGAATGGGTACGGTAGGGCAAAAGTGGCTTGGTATTCTATTGATCCAATATTTTACACTAGCCAAAGGCCTTCAGGGGTTTCAGATAGTGATGTGTCTAAGAATTCAACACGTAGGGTTTTTATAGATGAAGTTTTTCCGGAAACGGATCAGGCAATTGGGCAAACGAGTGTGCAAACAACATTAGATTTAGCCTACTACCCAAATGCAAAAGGACCCTATAACAACAATCCTAATTTTACAACGGAGCAGCCTACAGAAAAGTGGGGTGGTATTATGCGAGCGTTAAGTAGTACTAATTTTGAGCAGTCAAATGTAGAATATGTACAATTTTGGGTATTAGATCCCTATGTAGATGGTGATGCGACTAGCTCAGGTGAGTTGGTGATTAACCTTGGTAATATCTCAGAAGATGTACTAAAGGATGGTAAAAAACAGTATGAAAATGGTTTGCCAGGAGTAGATAGTAATGACCTTGTATCAGAAACTTCTTGGGGACAAGTGCCATCAACACAATCCTTAGTATATGCTTTTGATGTAAGTGAGACCAATAGGGGGCTACAGGATGTGGGTTTTGATGGATTATCAGATACAGCAGAAGCGTCAATATTTAGTAATAATTCAGGAAATGATCCTGCTTTAGATAACTATCAATATTACCTAAATAGAGATGGTAATGTATTAGAACGTTATTTTGATTATAACAACCCAGAAGGGAATTCGCCAGTACAAGTAACAGATACAAACCGTGGATCTACAACCTTACCGGATGTAGAAGATATAGATCGTGATTTAACAATGAACACGATTAATAGCTACTATGAATATCGTATTCAAATAAAACCAAACACAACAGTAAATGATCAATATGTGACTGATATTCGTGTGAACGAACTTTCGGGTACTGAAATACCGGATGGTACCGTGGTCAATAGCCGTTGGATTCAGTACAAAATTCCATTGGCAGATTTTACAGATGCTATTGGTGGGATATCTGATTTTAGATCAATGAGTTTTATGAGAATGTATTTAACGGGGTTCTCTAGTGATGTATCATTGCGTTTTGCAACTTTAGATTTGGTACGTGGAGATTGGCGTTCATATACAAAATCTTTACAGCCAGATGTAGATGATGAACCAACTGATGATAATACAATTGTAGATGTTAATACGGTAAACATTCAAGAAAACGAAAATAGAGCACCTATTCCTTATGTATTACCTCCAGGCGTAATTCGTGAGCAATTGAATAATAACAATACTATTATCAATCAGAATGAACAATCGCTTTCTTTTTATATAGAAAATTTGGAGGCCGAGGATTCCAGAGGGGTGTATAAAAATATCAACATAGATATCCGTCAGTATGAGAAATTAAAAATGTTCATGCATGCCGAAGAATTATTTGAAGCTGATTATTTAGACGGGGAAACTCCTTTAGTAGGTTTCTTAAGATTTGGAACAGATTTTACGCAGAATTTTTATCAGATAGAAATCCCATTAGAGTTTACACCACATAATGCTACTTCGGCAGATGATATTTGGCCAGAAAACAATGAACTAAGTATAACATTAAGTGATTTAGGGAAAGTAAAATCATTCGGAATAGCGAATCAGACCTTAGCGGATGTCAATTATTACGAAGTTATTGATGGTACTGTTTTTCGTGTTGAGGAATTTGCAGCAAGAACACCAGGAGTGACGCGTATTGGTATTAAAGGAAATCCTTCTTTAGGAAGCCTTAGAAGTATGATGGTTGGGGTGAAGAATCAAGACAGCC encodes:
- the ruvA gene encoding Holliday junction branch migration protein RuvA, whose protein sequence is MIHHLKGKLVEKNPTHVVIECAGVGYFVNISLHTFSKITDAENIQLFTHLQVKEDSHTLFGFSEKSEREIFRLLVSVSGIGASIARTMLSSMSPMQTRDAIATGNVSAIQSIKGIGAKTAQRVILDLKDKILKIYDIDEVSSVSNNTNKDEALSALEVLGFIRKQSEKIVDKVLAQDASLSVEDIIKLSLKNL
- a CDS encoding NADP-dependent malic enzyme, with the translated sequence MSTESKRREALVYHAKPQPGKIKIVPTKPYATQRDLALAYSPGVAEPCLEIAKDKENVYKYTSKGNLVAIISNGTAVLGLGNIGPEASKPVMEGKGLLFKIFADIDGMDIEVDTEDVEKFIQTVKMIAPTFGGINLEDIKAPEAFEIERRLKEELDIPVMHDDQHGTAIISAAALLNALEITGKKIDEVRIVISGAGAAAVSCTRLYKAFGAKDENIVMIDSKGVIRKDRENLSIEKLEFATDRKIDTLVDAMKDANVFVGLSIANVVTPEMLLSMASDPIVFAMANPDPEIEYNLAIKTRKDIIMATGRSDHPNQVNNVLGFPFIFRGALDVRATKINEAMKMAAVKAIADLAKEPVPEQVNIAYGETKLTFGREYIIPKPVDPRLIGEIPPAVAKAAMDSGVAKNPIEDWDKYKEELLQRLGNDNKVVRLLHNRAKINSKKIVFAEAEHLDVLKAAQIALEEGIATPILLGNKEVILELKKEIEFDADVLILDPKDKESNEKREHYAERYFETRRRSGVTLYGAKSKMRERNYFGAMMVLEGDADGMISGYSRAYPTVVKPIFEVIGRAANVKKVATVNIMITDRGPLFLADTSINIDPSAAEIAEIAKMTANVATTFGFEPVMALLSYANFGSSNHPHATKVREAARILHESNPELIVDGEIQMDFALNKELNQGKFPFSKLAGKKVNTLIFPNLESANITYKLLKELNKADSIGPIMLGLKKSVHILQLGASVDEIVNMAAIAVIDAQQREKRKKSK
- the sprA gene encoding cell surface protein SprA, with translation MKNRAKPTLKSLRFKLLIVFIIFFGVSQQTNAQDTNEQEVDSVKTGYSLGRIKMENPKSIISKYSYDPDLDRYIYSETVGDFDISYPIILTPEQFQELVRKETMKSYFKDKMDAYVGKKEGSEEARKNLLPNFYVNNSFFQSVFGGNTIEVIPQGSVAMDLGVIWQKNDNPSLSPRNRTNLSFDFDQRISLSMLGKIGERLTVNANYDTEATFDFQNIVKLDYTPTEDDIIQKIEIGNVSMPLNSSLIQGAQSLFGVKTQLQFGKTTVTAVFSDQQSQNNTVVAQGGGAINDFSITALDYEEDKHFFLSQYFRDTYDTSLENYPYKNTSVQITRLEVWVTNRSQQTLNVRNVVAIQDLGEAESEKTRIGSMNGAPSGFFNTSSAGSLPRNGANDFDPALIGDGGALTASVRDIATVEAGFNISGAYQINQGFDYAILENARKLTESTDYQFDQQLGYISLNQQLSNDEVLAVAFQYTYKGQVYQVGEFATSSDATTTTTTGTTTEVNNNTLVLKLLKSNITTVSDPIWDLMMKNIYATGAYSLSQDDFKMNILYTDPTSRNYITKVNDIGWPTNLEERILLDVFNFDRLNVYNDVQSGGDGFFDFYEGITINSRNGSIIFTKVEPFGEYLFETLGGGAYDVDNDQGYNDNQKKYVYRNMYASTKAAALEDSDKNKFLLKGEYKSTSSNGISIGAFNVPQGSVTVTAGGRQLQEGVDYTVNYQAGTVQIIDPSLQASNTPINISVENTAVFGQQSRRYTGLNIEHQVNKNFLIGGTLINLNERPQTQKANYGSESVNNTIFGLNTNFSTEVPFLTRLVNKLPNIDTDVPSNLSVRAEVAMLNPSTPKNDDFDGESTTYIDDFEGAQSSIDIRSSLGWSLASAPLEFADGGQLSGSSPSDPLNLENGYGRAKVAWYSIDPIFYTSQRPSGVSDSDVSKNSTRRVFIDEVFPETDQAIGQTSVQTTLDLAYYPNAKGPYNNNPNFTTEQPTEKWGGIMRALSSTNFEQSNVEYVQFWVLDPYVDGDATSSGELVINLGNISEDVLKDGKKQYENGLPGVDSNDLVSETSWGQVPSTQSLVYAFDVSETNRGLQDVGFDGLSDTAEASIFSNNSGNDPALDNYQYYLNRDGNVLERYFDYNNPEGNSPVQVTDTNRGSTTLPDVEDIDRDLTMNTINSYYEYRIQIKPNTTVNDQYVTDIRVNELSGTEIPDGTVVNSRWIQYKIPLADFTDAIGGISDFRSMSFMRMYLTGFSSDVSLRFATLDLVRGDWRSYTKSLQPDVDDEPTDDNTIVDVNTVNIQENENRAPIPYVLPPGVIREQLNNNNTIINQNEQSLSFYIENLEAEDSRGVYKNINIDIRQYEKLKMFMHAEELFEADYLDGETPLVGFLRFGTDFTQNFYQIEIPLEFTPHNATSADDIWPENNELSITLSDLGKVKSFGIANQTLADVNYYEVIDGTVFRVEEFAARTPGVTRIGIKGNPSLGSLRSMMVGVKNQDSQPARGEVWFNELRLAGINSEGGWAAVGAVDLNMADFANVSATGSKSTSGFGSVDQTTTERSLEDITSYDIVTNVNLGQLLPTKWGVQLPFNYGISEEIITPEYDPVYDDLKLDDRISAATSTEEKDAILEQAEEYTKRTSINFIGVRKNRSDESEENFYDIENFTFNYSYNETDHRDFEIASLREQTVNTGFVYNHNFKPLTVAPLANKDSIFTGAYWKWLKELNLNLLPTSVSINSNINRAFNQQRFRDVLEPGVEALELPLLQQRNYLFNWQYALNYSLTKSLRVNLQASNNNIVRNYFNQDENSASQINQDLELWDGFWDIGEPNRHAQQMTLNYELPFKLIPALDFISSQYTYTSNFDWQRGGDALNEVAGENINTVQNSGTHALSANMNMQKLYDLIGLKKVTGSARAKAASGRNVKTGKEEDSNKTSPLFNTFVDIVTMVKRLNVNYTQNSGTVLPGYTQSIGFIGTTRPSLGYVFGSQQADIRYEAARNGWLTTFDDFNDQYVQNVNKRLNITATAQPMKDLTIDLSADRQYQNRYEENFTVSDLGDGQYAYQNLLGNDYGNFSVSTVMIGTVFGKSDEFTSDAFETFKQNRITIANRLIEDRGQTPGPLDEDDFPEQYGKSNQEVLLPAFFAAYTGQGVDRVNLDAFRDIPIPNWNLKYTGLMNSKWFKKKFKRFSVSHGYRASYSINSFQTNLEKVQLQNEGLPAINSETLDILPDNIISNVVLTDEFNPLVKVDFEMKNSMSVLAEIRTSRVLSLSFDNSLLTEINGKDYTVGLGYRFKDVQMVTNIGGQKTRLKGDLNIKLDATMRDNITYIRNLDLDNNQITSGQNLFSIKLGIDYALSKNLNALFFYDHSFTKFAVSTAFPQTTINTGFTIRYNFGN